The Biomphalaria glabrata chromosome 17, xgBioGlab47.1, whole genome shotgun sequence genome segment ACATTCTGGCATGTATGGACATTCTCCTAGAATTCGGCATGGATATCAATGCTCCAGGTTCTCAGGGGAAGACCTGCTTGCAGAAAGCTGTGGAGATGGGTTACCACTGGCTGGTCAAATGGCTTATTCTTCACAACTGTAACCTCCACCCCACGGTGAGAAACTCACGTTACATACAGGGTTCATTCTGGTCTCCAAAGCTGACCAGTGAGATTCCAATCCTCATCGCTTTCCGAAAGGCTGACCGTGTCCTAGTTGAGGTGCTGATAGCCTGTGGGTGTAGCTTCCGGCGCTATCACTGGATACTGAGCTACTGCAAACCCTACAGGCTCCTACATAAGCATCTGTTGGAGGCATTCAGAAGAGTGGAGTCCTTGCAGACCCTGTGCAGGAAGGTCATCAGAAACTGTCTAACAACAAACATTGTGGCGGAAAGCAAAAAACTAGGCCTCCCAGAATCTCTTCAGAAATTTGTCCTCTGTCAGGAAGAGCTGAAAGCATTGGATAGAGCTGAGGAGTAAAAACTTGAATTTTGACACCTTCAATATTTAAAGAGATCTGTTCCTTAGACATAAAAGAGTCTTTTAGTTAATTTGAAAGAAAGCgaattgtaaaataattaaaactcaaattgaaatcctttttttttatctgatcagtcattattattatttaatattattcaCACCAGGGAAATTCAAATTTATTGAACTCATCCACCGTAATCATACTCAATCTTGATGTAATGCTGGCACAACATTTGACACTATTATAAATTCAAAAAGAGTTTTCTTCAACTTCAAAAGATTGtagaaatttttatttcaatacttAGACTCTACTTCTTTCACAGATCTccatcgtatttttttttttttaaagctgttcCATGAATTATATTATTGAAAGTTGATGTGAAAATGAGCTTTCTTCTATTAGAGagtttttttaataattctgTTATACATATTATGAAGTAGACAGACAGGCTATATGTTCAAACCAGTAAACTAAGTATCTTATCTGGGATCACTGACGGTAAAGTTTTTACTGAACATCAATGCTGTAGCTGGCATAAACATTGTAATAGATTGTGTTTCATTGCTGtgatatttatttagtttaatggtcattgtttttttcctcCCTCTAAATCATATTAATAATCATAATTCTATCTACTATTTGtaagtatatttttgtttatagaagataaaatatgaacatatttttttatcattacaTAACTAGAGTTTCGTAaaatattccctttttttttatgttattagaCCATGTGCAATTCATTTATTATTGTAACCAATAGTATAAAGTATACAagaatgtcatgtggctagcgAAGTGACCAGTGGCTTTGCATTCTATCAACAAGGTCTTGTAATCATTTAGAACTGAAACAGACATACATTCGCTTCTGCAGcagaacaaagaaacaaaacattgccCTCATCAGGATTGGTGGTTGTTAGAATACGTCATTGTAAAACTTATGCTTCACAATATTTTGTTAATAGAAAAAATTAGCTTTCATCTTTCGCATCAATAAATATCCATTAAGAAATCAACTAAATCTACATAAACTTGTATACAATTTAAACAGATGTTATTGTTGATGTATTCAGGTACGATGGAATGGTCTGTAATTGATATTTAACTATATTCCAGGTGGTCAtcaatttaatattttgttgtcACATTTATAATTATCAAGTCTATGTATGAACTCAGAACACTGTTTgaaggcttctttttttttctaaactaacTTTGGTGAGGCTCATAGTGTGGACATTTTGTTGTTGAGTGTAATAGactgggacttttttttttattatcttaaaCTTCTTTTAAATATTGTGTCTCTGTCAACACGAACTAAGAAAGATACGTTTTTATCGAAATCTTTTAGTAACGTACATTCATAATAATACTGGACCAAAGTGATTGACAAATTAGAAGGTTTCAACATGGTGTttaattataatcattttatactgttaaatatttatttaaaattgagaaatggatttttgttatttttaaattttggtttcAAACTGacacatattttatttacatgcaCAACAGACCTGTATATTTTGTACAGTTGTGTATAATGATATATTGTACTTAAATTTAGTGAGTTTggtattaataaatatatttattattgttctcACGTCAAGAATtcatttttgtaaattaaattattgttaccTGTCAGTGGAGCAAAGAGTTGAATTCTATTTCTCTTTAGGGCCTAACAGCATTAGGGCTAGTGAGGTCTAAGCATTTCCGACATCAAAACACCGAAGTTTTTATGCAGCCAGTTTTATAACTCACCATGTCAACTTATTTCTTTGTAAACACACAATGTTGAAAATTGTCTTAGGGGAAATTGACTCATAAGTTGACATGTTAAATATATCAGAGGTTGTTTCTGTTAAAGCAACAATTTAGTCAACCTACATTGTAGCATtctatattcttcttcttcttagacTGTCAgttagagttgagccttcggctcttggaactctaggccagcaaaagtgtatagagctccctctcacaggcctgaacagtgtacactgttctgtctgatgGGTGAAGAGACCGTATACACTAAGAcccacgccatttatgtaacagcccctggattgtgacaaggttgtgggagcttttttacaacgctgcacagtgcaatgaggatgctctcgtacccccttaggcacccccacgggagtcttgttttgcctAATCAtttcctcttacgatcgtttccacccaggGCCACTAGTAGGCAGGGTAGCATACCCGGGTAGCATTGTATATAAAATTGCAGCGATAAGCAGAAAGGATCATTACTTTCAAGAGCATGTTGTGACTAGACTCACATCTGTTCTATATGTTGAAGATCTCTGAGGCTAAAATAAACACCTCTGTGATGTCACCTCTTTTAGAATTCAAACTAGAATTCAGGTCAGCGAGTTCAACAACTCTGTACCCTTGATATTCTATCATAACTGTAACACCATGTGATCCAAGATAACATTTGATTCtgtatatatgtaatattattgtatttagagaaacaaaaaagtttatctacaaaatattaaatttataaatttaataaagcaatttatgaaaaaattatttttttttgttttaacttgtaTTAGTTTCCTTTCTTAGTattttttagaagtattttaaaattgtgtatttcTACAGTCTACTTTGTCTTatttctgtctctgtttcttgcACACAGAATGTTAAggatgtaatctttttttttaattaataaaaacaaaacttattaaCAGAAACAACATATTTCACACAATAGTGATAGCTTTAGCCCTGGTATAGCTGGTATGGATAACTAATGATGTCACCTTACCCTAAATCATTCCTATTTGTCCCAATAAAATCATTCTTCATTATTACACTTTTTTCTAAATAAGCTGGTTTTAATTTTGGTATTTGAATAGTACCTATTTAGGTTgtattgtttgtatttattgAGTCTAGGAGTTGAATTCTTGAAGGATTATGGAGCATGACATGGTccaaagcagcggttctcaaccttctaGGTTTGGCGggccctttttacaatcccccactctgccgcggaCCCCCAcctacaaacacacatacagcaacagaagaatagacaaaaacaattcatttttttcgatggtcttaggcgacccctggcaaatcatcaatcgatccccaaaggggtcgcgacccacaggttgagaacccctggtctaaagTGTGCTGATGTGCCTAAGCATCATACTCTCATAATTCAACTTACAGAATCTTGTTTGAGTATCTAGTTCATTGTCAATTTTTGTTCTAAAATTTCTCTGgtatgcaaagaaaaaaaattttttttttttaaccatttgtTGTAATCCCATAATGTTCAGTCCACATCACCACTGGCTGAAACATTGGCATTATTTGTAGTAAATTGGAGCTTACAATATGGATTGAAATGTCATAATTtagctgatttttttaaatctatttaattTCACAGTTGATGCTAGTAGTTCCAAAATGCAGCTGTAGGCTTATACTTAAGACTGACTTCCCAAACAAGCTAAGCCTTgaaataaagtgtttttttaaaggcatttaTTCCTAAATAGGAATACGATTCTGGTTCCATTGCTAAAACGTTACAAGTTATATAATTTGTCACACAAATTAATGAGAATTATTTCAGTCTTTAATTTAGAGACTtgtcattttttaattaattaatttggtgtcagcagggaaaaaaaacgacaacacaattttaaaaaaaagtgtttattcaTGAAAGGTAACAATCAATGTTGACCAGATTTATTTGAGATTGTAAGCCAAATATTCTGTCTTTACTAAGTATCTGGACTTTTTACTCAAGGAGCAAAGATAACAAACATTCTACACCAACGAAACTATTTGTTACAATAGAAGTCAAATTAATAATTGTGGTATAGGCTAGTCTTGAAAGGAAATAAATATGTTGACTATTTCTTTTCGTTTTATTatgaattttataaataaaatataacaataaatatacCAAGTAAATCTTGTAGTCCCTTGAAGATTGGCTAATTTTGCATTAGAACTTGGTGCTTACAATGACTTGTTGAAGGAAAGAAGTGTGTATCATATAGTAATGAAATGCAACATATTGAATACACgtcttataataaaaaaaaagagctaagTTCCATATAGTCAGAGTCCCAATTGAGACAATTTAACAGGATTACATTATGGAAGCTCAACAAAGATTATTGGCCAACGTTGATAATGGAATTGAATGGTATAAGGATGCAGCAGTTAATATTGTATTTGGTATCAAGATCAAGTAAGCAACTGAACAACTGGAGTCTAGCTACTGACGGGAACGCCTTCTGGTTGGGTTTTCTGGGGCTCACAGTCCAGACCTTGGCCATCCGACTGACCATCATCCCTGGCTCCATGTTTGAGTGTCCGCGTGAACTCTAAGTAATCGAATTGACCGTCTGCTATGGGCGCCCCATGAAGAAGTTCATCCACCATATCTTCAGTCCAGCGGTCACCCATGGTCATCAGACACTCCCGGAAGTAATCCTCTGGAATATGACCTGATGATAAAAACCAAATGTATTATATATCTAGAGAAAGAAAACTACATCTAAAGAAAGAATATATGAGCAGAAAACGAATTGTATAGCCAGAGAAACAAACTAGAGAATCGATATATTgtacattctttgatgttgtcttcccatcgctttctctaactattcttctttttccttttctgttccttgaaggaaggtctttgcaagccctgaggaccttgtgatgtggtaATAGAGTTTAAGTATATGTTTTCTGACAGGTCATCGAGTGGTCCGATTGCTGTATTAACTCTGTTTCTAATCTCTGTATTGGTTTGGATTTAACGATGGTCCCGGGTTAacaccctacccgctcccatccccctttgtcctgcgggaggtttggactaggaagtagagatgggaatcgaacccaacttttaaagttcgggttcggttcggttagatttaagttcgagttcggttcggttcgatgacgagtatagttcgggttcggttcggttcggtcaggtctaaggttcgggttcggctcgtttcgatgttatgaaattatgtaatagcaaaattaagttacaaggtttaatgcaatttatcagttaaaacactttcatttgaatttttacataaaacaaatactttgcaacatataataggcctatgggcaatacttttcccaaaataatgttgcctacatacattttaagcgttgtaaaaatttcttaatggagatagaaatgaagatgcgtcaggttttcgctcaagtcggcaagtggtttaattctGGGCGTGACTCAGCGCTAAGCGTATTGTAACCTTTTTCTCTCAGTAAgaatgataattttttaaaaagactaatttcgatgtgctttctttcacAAAGCAccattcatcataataaaaaaaagtcgagggccatatgAAATCTAATAACaaagaggcagacctggccaataaaattatgcaagggacattctaggtaggcctacatattgcgcacgtacttctataatgggcgtgatcttttttaaacaaatattcttcgtgtaaagacgtctctatcgaggatttttttttcacacatacgtcgtcactataataaattgcaatatacggaagaaattcgactattctgagacaaaaaaatgcagaagaatcacaatagcggagatgttttaaaatgtttacttcaaaacgttttgacccatattgtgcatacgcgcctcgcaaaaaagcagtcttcagttgacaaggtcttattagaagataaaatgacatctcctacttaatatattttattttttttaacatgtaattataccaatattcagataagttacaatgaaaataaaacattttttcgaCGCCCCCTCTtcttgttagttggtcgttggtttgtcgctaacaaacagctagtacaactgaaccaataaaggcgttttatatttttaccggtaaggatagtatagagggacttcttatggtccgacagttacgctgggcagggcatgtatcgaccacctgcggacagtggttatgcttgccctggatgtgtcaaatatgtaggtcacatctgggactgcgcagccatgggaaaaactgcattcctcactaatcttcggactcgaagacaagccttataataatatttaaacttaatattattattattgtgaacaactcaatatagcctaactgttattacaatattcacatacttaacttgagatagagatgtaatattaatgaaatatactgatatttaaacgaaatctaggtcaccacaaaacaacgtctttactctttcatatCTCAAaattgtctgccgtttcacatttgcattacgttAATTTCATCATACTCAATGCATAAACACAAATCactcgcttaacctcttcttaccgccaccaggaaacacacacacacacacactctatgacaccccttttgtcaggaagttgcgtctccccatcccccaattcaaggtactcgccatccccacccacgggggaggacccaaagtttgagaaacgctgcattaaaaatactgatgatcaataatgcaaaacagaataatagtaaaaatattcaggggcgtagctaggaatttttcatcatttgggggctgGACCTCTCTggtggcccctgcattttgcgtaatattgaatatttattgtaaaaaaaaacactcatttggccccccccctcaaatgggggcccagggggattttacatttctccccctcccccccacccttgctacgccactgataatattccaatatggaatacttaacaattttgtaaaaataaatcactaaatataagataattaaaatttattttaaactagaacagaaACGAATTTATTGTAGATGTATATCTACACTCTATAATCGGCAAAAactattctactctcaactaacagccatctcaaataaTGACATTGTACTTACTAGGTACTAGACtgtaactagagtctagatctatatatagatctaattagagggcgcctattcgactcaaaaccaatattgcaaacagcccggGAAAATTCAAGGCCATGGGGGAGTCGGcacgtacggaaaaacccatgggaatcttagcgcgccgctttttttttctttttaaagttttcaaaatatccccccccccccttttccaaagTATAATGGAAATCATtaggatttaaataaaatatttaagtaacttttttatattttttaaaatcaaaaatataaaaaaaaggatgtacaaattgcaaaattaattcggttaagaaaaggagggttcgttcggttcggttcgtaccaagcagtttcaaagttcgggttcggttcggttcggtcataagtgaggttcgagttcggttcgttcggttcgggttcggttcgtttcccatctctactaggaagtaaactatcttcaactctgaaggaacatccgaaacatggaaaacattttaaaaacaagcattttacaaacactaaatagcagtgccggacttaaccattgtgaccaagaagtcatgaaaagagagcaagtaatctactatgtatattcaaccatcactaaatagcagggccggacttaacccttgtgaggccctatgcaaaacggatttcgtggggccaagtttgggtagggaacaGTCTTCAGAACAGAACTTGATTGGAAAATAGTTTTTGTAAACAAGGTTATGGAGAATTTTAACCTTGTATGGATtaaaacagagacagagaaagagagagagagggagacagaaagaaacattgagagacaaagagagagagagagagaatcagagagtgaaaaaaaatgcCAGAATGATACCTGTATGTCTGTCGTCAAAACATGCAAACGCGTTCTTAATGACTTCTTCCGGGTCAGTTCCGTTCAGCTTTTCTCCAAAAAGTGTCAAAAACATCGTAAAGTTGATGGGGCCTGGCGCCATGTTGATCATTAAATCTAGGTCATCGTCTGTAGGGTTCTTGCCAAGGGAGGTGAACATTTCAAAAAGATCCTCCTTGTCAATGTATCCGTCACGATTCTGGTCAATTATGTTGAAGGCTTCCTgtgaataagaaaaaaactgAATCATATTTTTGTATAAGAATTAAATAATGAATATGTAAATGAATATTAATGACAGAGGTTCTAAACTTTTGAAGACAAGAAAACCATtatttcccaaactgtgttccgaggAACCCTAGTGCTACGCGAGGCCTGACTGGGTGTTCCACTAACCACTGGAACAATTACGTAATAGACCTACACATGAATTAGTCTCTaagtaaatgcagaaaaaaagaTGTGTATAAGTTCTTCTTGGTGCTAtactatggcctccttcagtcgcgaagcgactatggattaTCTCATGGAActaagatgaatgcctgggcattagctgtggtcggaacgatgtcgcccacacatcagttcccccctctccacgcagcggatgtatccaaaggaatggCAATGCCGATgcagtttggggtcagcagcGTCGCAGGTTTTGCCAGGGTTTAGCACTATGTGCTgcaactgccttagggtcgccagctcctgatttttcctcagggttgactcccgaagcctttcccatgattgggcaTAGCTGTAAGGCAACAGAAGTTTGAATTTAGAGTTTTACTTCTCCTAggtggctaacgagcccctcctgcccgaagcttacagGTTAAGGCGCTAGTTactcgccccttctcctgttagttaGAACAGTTTCGCCGGGCTCAATATCTGagtcacacgtgaaggccaagagttggactggttgtcagaggctagtTGAGACGCATGTCATTAGGAAGTATTTTATAGATAATGGAGTctttacatccattaccacaaaataaattctataaCATTACTATGAACTTTCAGCTGATCTAGCTCTAAATTCTGATTTGAAACAAAGATCCAAAGATTAACTTTTAAATGATTTCTGGCCGAGTTTGTCTGAAGAGTTCCTccatatttaaaaacaagttatCATTATTCTACTTCCGTTATTATGGCCAATGTCTAGGGTCCTCAAGAGGTCCTAAAGGTTATTTGTGTGAAGCAGgtttttcttttatgttgtaacaaagtcaaagtaaagaagaaaaactgaAACCACATCAGATGCTAGAATTCAGATTGCTAATATCATAAAATTATGTTCGTCCGGTAATTTATACCATAAGTGTCATTATGCCATGTAAgatataataaaacaattaaccaccaataattaattatctaattggttaatttttgtgattgattcatgtcttgtcaggttcaatgaataattgtgagacagtgtgagttgatataagctttgaaaaacaGTAAAAGCCCTCAAATaacttattatattatttataaattctCCACTTGGCCAACATGACGTCATTGGTAAGAAGTACCTTTCCTTGACACACCCACGAAGCCAGAGAACTAAACCCACAGCTCACCCCAAAAAATAAAGCTGTCTCACGCCCGCGCACACACCCACACGCTCATACAGACGTTTACTCggcacgcgcacacacacacacagtgctGTTGACACTCTCGCTAGGTCTAACCTTAAACTCCTGTATCTGGGCCTGGTTGAACATCGCGAATACATTAGATGTGTAACGCTGGGTTCTGGTCCTTTGTTTCTTCTTGGTTCTTGTGCTAGACATTTTCGTCTGGAGAAACAGTTCAGGCAATTAATGAgttatattataaatttttgCAATACATATTTCCATAAACTAAAACTATATTTTCTAACCCGTTTCAAaagttattgttatttttttttaataatatgaatattattTGATCCCCCCTTCTTCAAAATAAGCCTAATCGTAACAATTCTTCCGCCAAAACAAATAGTTCCTTCATGGCCCACATAATTACAGCTAAAGCCTAATAGTGTCGGTATTACCATATTACCATaggtctatatttttttatctacGACGCAGCCTTTTGTGCTTTTTTGAAGGGCGCAACTTTCATTCGGCTTACATAAGCGTCAGTAAACTAACAGCTCGTAAATGGATTGACGCTCCACTTCTGCTAAATTagtgtaatatatagtctatggttgtGGGTCTTCTCACGTCCAATACCGTTTCGTCGAAACTTGACGCGCTGTTAAAAGATAACGCTGATCCTGTGTGCTGCCATTGAACAGAAAATTAGAATACAACCAACCTAGTGCTTCTGCGACCAcccaatcttatcttataaattacagacgttacttcagaagaGAAGAcaattacgttctacgcgtatctatgtgtcaatctagccatgctagacctgtgacgtggcaacgaactattggtctgaactgcccacaggttgtgacgttgcaggtcagtgtttaggccttctatgacgattggtctcgaacTTGTGTACAGATACAAAGAAATGGTTGATACGCTaagtcttttttaaaagtcacctgactttctttctttcaacttTTTAGCACTGCGGAATTGACGTTTCTGAGCTGTTAGGTTTCAagttcatatttttaaataattttagttgGCAGCGTTGAAGTTTTATTAacgaccttgacattgtttagtttatcttgaaaatctccaatagttCTAATGTGGCTATTGATAGGGTAGACACAGGCCCGGAGTTAAGTAGGCTATGGGGAGCCCCCAGGGCTCTAGTTTTGTGAAGGCCATTACACTTTTTGGAAAGCCTTAAAAAAGTTCCACTTAAAACACGTGCATGCCATACTtcagaagaaataaatagagtacttttaaataatttaatctccttttcccttttttttttttacacaaatatttaatatgtatattttagtttagttttttttaggtTAAAAACAAAGTGTATATCGTTTCACTTTGTGGAGGGTGAGGTCTTTGATAGGTGCAGTGTCGTAAATTCGGAGCTGCATTGACATGTTACG includes the following:
- the LOC106077442 gene encoding uncharacterized protein LOC106077442 — its product is MHSDDLYFADTPKHRGHDLALWFLSHAFKQEGQVETFRQLVRDTEYAHPGFMESPVIGLTLFRCIHMNRKDVILSLLAEGADVNMMFRGRCMLHETVKVSNEKMLSFLLSLPQVDKDRYDVDTKTPLMEASRGRPKCLRILLEANCDKLLTDSEGDTALHQTFREQRAHKDDILACMDILLEFGMDINAPGSQGKTCLQKAVEMGYHWLVKWLILHNCNLHPTVRNSRYIQGSFWSPKLTSEIPILIAFRKADRVLVEVLIACGCSFRRYHWILSYCKPYRLLHKHLLEAFRRVESLQTLCRKVIRNCLTTNIVAESKKLGLPESLQKFVLCQEELKALDRAEE
- the LOC106058315 gene encoding myosin regulatory light chain 12A-like, encoding MSSTRTKKKQRTRTQRYTSNVFAMFNQAQIQEFKEAFNIIDQNRDGYIDKEDLFEMFTSLGKNPTDDDLDLMINMAPGPINFTMFLTLFGEKLNGTDPEEVIKNAFACFDDRHTGHIPEDYFRECLMTMGDRWTEDMVDELLHGAPIADGQFDYLEFTRTLKHGARDDGQSDGQGLDCEPQKTQPEGVPVSS